The following coding sequences are from one Deltaproteobacteria bacterium window:
- a CDS encoding SBBP repeat-containing protein, whose amino-acid sequence MALNVGVSRAAGGSLPRIPLYFIENRGQLDPQIAYYIQGQHLSVYFTSHGVVFVLSSFMGTSPAPDKLIHMASYTPRPNSLALGSNHRLHRWVVKLDFVGANAEVRPLGRSLRLTKINYFKGKPAQWQVGINTYGSLVYPDLWPGIDLIYTGGVNRLKYRFVVKSGADPSQIRLAYSGAQLTLSDEGHLLVATGIGSLADDVPFAYQEQGNRRHKVDCSYELEQGRTNGPLVYGFHLGNYDRSRTLVLDPALVAYCGYIGGSAGEEGRDIAVDAKGNAYITGWTVSDQTSLPVKTGPDTTQNGDIDALVAKVKADGTDLLYCGYIGGDSWDYGEGIEVDSDGNAYVVGYTGSKESTFPVLGGPDTTHNGGVGSNDAFVAKVKADGSGLVYCGYIGGSEDDLAYDVAVDSAGNAYIAGYTWSNEISDNFPLSVGPDTTYNGKGDAFVAKVKADGTGLAYCGYIGGEDGEEAYGIAVDGNGNAYLTGYTSSTQSSFPVKTGPDTTHNGYTDAFVAKVKADGTGLAYCGYIGGEASEFGYGIAVDGNGNAYITGRTDSGADIENFPAVVGPDTTFNFLTDAFVAKVKADGSGFEYCGYIGGWDQDCGTDIAIDEKGCAYVAGYTSSDVVSEHFPVKVGPDGSYNGGDHDAFVAKVKADGTGLEYCGYIGGHADERATGIAVDQRGNAYLTGWTYSGESTFPVQTGPSTVYNGSAKDAFVVKICQHSSATALPAIELLLDDK is encoded by the coding sequence ATGGCGCTGAACGTTGGGGTGAGCCGCGCAGCAGGTGGAAGTTTGCCGAGGATTCCTCTTTACTTCATCGAGAATCGTGGTCAATTAGATCCTCAGATAGCTTATTACATTCAGGGGCAGCACCTGAGCGTTTATTTTACCAGTCACGGAGTTGTATTCGTTTTGAGCAGTTTCATGGGCACGTCGCCTGCTCCGGACAAACTTATTCATATGGCATCTTACACTCCACGGCCGAATTCATTGGCACTAGGGTCGAACCACAGGCTACATCGCTGGGTGGTCAAGCTCGACTTTGTGGGAGCCAACGCCGAGGTTAGACCTCTAGGTCGGAGTCTCAGGCTAACCAAGATCAATTATTTTAAAGGCAAGCCTGCTCAATGGCAAGTTGGGATCAATACCTATGGGAGTCTGGTTTATCCTGATCTCTGGCCAGGGATTGATCTGATATACACTGGAGGAGTGAACCGACTCAAATACCGCTTTGTGGTCAAATCTGGGGCAGATCCCAGTCAGATTCGTCTGGCGTACAGCGGTGCCCAGCTGACACTTTCTGATGAGGGACATTTGCTTGTTGCCACAGGCATCGGCAGTCTTGCTGACGATGTGCCTTTTGCCTATCAAGAGCAGGGAAACAGACGTCACAAGGTAGATTGTTCCTATGAACTCGAGCAGGGGCGGACAAATGGCCCCCTCGTATATGGCTTTCATCTTGGTAACTATGACCGCAGCAGAACCCTTGTTCTGGATCCCGCTCTTGTAGCCTATTGTGGATATATAGGCGGCAGTGCTGGTGAAGAAGGTAGGGATATTGCGGTGGATGCCAAAGGCAATGCCTACATTACTGGGTGGACTGTGTCTGATCAAACTAGTTTGCCAGTCAAGACAGGCCCTGATACAACCCAGAATGGAGACATCGACGCCCTTGTCGCCAAGGTCAAAGCAGACGGTACCGATCTGCTGTATTGCGGCTACATCGGTGGCGACTCCTGGGACTATGGGGAAGGTATAGAGGTGGACAGCGATGGCAATGCTTATGTTGTCGGCTACACCGGTTCAAAGGAAAGCACTTTTCCCGTTCTGGGAGGACCAGATACTACACACAATGGCGGTGTTGGAAGCAACGATGCCTTTGTGGCCAAGGTGAAAGCGGACGGTAGCGGACTGGTATATTGCGGCTACATTGGGGGCAGCGAAGACGATCTGGCCTATGACGTGGCGGTAGATTCTGCAGGGAATGCATATATTGCAGGATATACCTGGTCCAATGAGATATCTGATAATTTCCCGCTGAGCGTGGGCCCTGACACGACTTATAACGGCAAAGGCGACGCCTTTGTGGCCAAGGTGAAAGCGGACGGCACTGGTCTGGCGTATTGCGGCTACATTGGGGGGGAAGACGGTGAGGAAGCTTACGGCATTGCAGTAGATGGAAACGGTAATGCCTACCTCACGGGTTATACGAGTTCAACTCAAAGCAGTTTTCCAGTAAAGACGGGCCCTGATACTACCCACAATGGATACACCGACGCCTTTGTGGCCAAGGTGAAAGCTGACGGCACTGGTCTGGCGTATTGCGGCTATATTGGAGGAGAGGCCTCTGAGTTCGGCTATGGCATTGCGGTAGATGGAAACGGCAATGCCTATATAACCGGCAGGACGGATTCCGGTGCAGACATAGAAAATTTTCCAGCCGTGGTGGGTCCTGATACAACCTTCAATTTCCTTACAGATGCTTTTGTGGCCAAAGTCAAGGCTGACGGCTCAGGCTTCGAGTACTGTGGCTACATCGGCGGCTGGGACCAGGATTGCGGGACGGACATTGCCATCGATGAAAAAGGATGTGCCTATGTTGCTGGTTATACCTCTTCGGATGTGGTTTCTGAACACTTCCCTGTCAAGGTAGGGCCGGATGGGAGCTATAACGGCGGCGACCATGATGCTTTTGTCGCCAAAGTGAAGGCAGACGGCACGGGTCTCGAGTATTGTGGCTACATCGGTGGCCACGCTGATGAGAGGGCCACCGGAATTGCTGTGGACCAAAGGGGTAATGCTTATCTCACTGGATGGACTTACTCTGGGGAGTCCACATTCCCTGTGCAGACGGGCCCCAGTACGGTCTATAACGGATCGGCAAAGGATGCATTTGTGGTGAAGATATGCCAGCATTCCTCAGCAACTGCCCTGCCAGCGATAGAATTATTGTTGGATGATAAATAG